From the Gallaecimonas kandeliae genome, one window contains:
- the tolQ gene encoding protein TolQ, translated as MNEISFFGLFWQASLLVKFVMLILLGFSIFSWTLIFQRHKVLKQAKGQAEKFEDRFWSGVDLGKLYHELNARQDQLGGMEKVFTAGFKEFARLSKNSGRSPQSVLDGADRSMRVTLNREVEHLESHLSFLATVGSISPYIGLFGTVWGIMNSFIALGNVQQATLSMVAPGIAEALIATAMGLFAAIPAVMAYNRFSHNVEKLEQGYLNFQEEFAAILHRQVFANDGGQAA; from the coding sequence GTGAACGAAATTTCGTTTTTTGGTCTTTTCTGGCAGGCCAGCCTGCTGGTCAAGTTTGTCATGCTGATCCTGCTGGGCTTTTCCATCTTCTCCTGGACCCTGATCTTCCAGCGCCACAAGGTGCTCAAGCAGGCCAAGGGGCAGGCCGAGAAGTTCGAGGACAGGTTCTGGTCCGGGGTCGACCTCGGCAAGCTCTACCACGAGCTCAATGCCCGCCAGGACCAGCTGGGCGGCATGGAGAAGGTCTTCACCGCCGGCTTCAAGGAATTCGCCCGCCTCTCCAAGAACTCCGGCCGCAGCCCCCAGTCGGTGCTGGACGGCGCCGACCGATCCATGAGGGTGACCCTGAACCGGGAAGTGGAACACCTCGAATCCCACCTCTCCTTCCTGGCCACAGTCGGCTCCATCAGCCCTTATATCGGCCTCTTCGGCACCGTCTGGGGCATCATGAACTCCTTCATCGCCCTGGGTAACGTGCAGCAGGCCACCCTGTCCATGGTCGCCCCCGGCATCGCCGAGGCGCTGATCGCCACCGCCATGGGCCTGTTCGCCGCCATTCCCGCCGTCATGGCCTACAACCGTTTCTCCCACAACGTGGAGAAGCTGGAGCAGGGCTACCTCAACTTCCAGGAAGAGTTCGCCGCCATACTGCACCGCCAGGTGTTCGCCAATGACGGGGGCCAGGCCGCATGA
- the tolR gene encoding protein TolR, with translation MTAAPRKRRRPVAEINVVPYIDVMLVLLIIFMVTAPLITQGVKVNLPKQSSQPLPPDSKPAAVISITADGQYFLQVGSKKAEHYDDVSTVAAVVKAQREVEPATPVVIRGDGAVPYAKVVQLMGTLQGAGVDDVGLMTDPPEEKK, from the coding sequence ATGACAGCAGCGCCGCGCAAGAGGCGCCGCCCCGTCGCCGAGATCAACGTCGTTCCCTATATCGACGTGATGCTGGTGCTGCTGATCATTTTCATGGTGACGGCACCCCTCATCACCCAAGGGGTCAAGGTCAACCTGCCCAAGCAGTCTTCCCAGCCCCTGCCGCCCGACTCCAAGCCGGCGGCCGTTATCTCCATCACGGCCGATGGCCAGTACTTCCTGCAAGTGGGCTCCAAGAAGGCCGAGCATTATGACGACGTCTCTACCGTCGCCGCCGTGGTCAAGGCCCAGCGTGAGGTGGAACCCGCCACGCCCGTGGTGATCCGCGGCGACGGCGCCGTGCCTTACGCCAAGGTGGTACAGCTGATGGGGACACTGCAAGGGGCCGGTGTCGATGACGTAGGCCTGATGACGGATCCGCCAGAGGAGAAGAAGTAA
- a CDS encoding prolyl oligopeptidase family serine peptidase, with translation MKGKLLVIAMAALLGACQQTVQAPKAASALVYPQAHIVDQVDDYHGTQVADPYRWLESDSPQVSQWVSQEKALAEQYLASIPVRAELEKRITALWNYEKFSSPFRRGTNLFYFRNDGLQSQDVLYVQDGTEGAARVLLDPNRLSTDGTVALSGTSVSKDGKLLAFGTSKAGSDWQQWQFLDVATGKPLADKLDWIKFSTAQWDKDGRGVFYGRYDKPKAGVALTGVNFNQKLYYHRIGTSQSQDLLVYRRPDHKDWGFGTEVTDDGRYLIIYVSKGTDSRNRIFYKDLKEGGKVVELLPNLEASYNFIGNEGPRFYFETNLDAPRGKVIAIDIRRPAKANWQTLIPQGENPIASVVLFDHKLLVQGMKDALSELKVYDLKGTYLRTVALPGKGTVSQLYGQVDSKEAFFSFNSYIQAPSVYKLDLEQNQVSLYRQPALAYNPDDFVSEQVFYRSKDGTRVPMMISYKKGIKLDGANPTLLYAYGGFNISLTPRFSPANIAWMERGGVYAVPNLRGGGEYGEAWHQAGMKEKKQNVFDDYIAAAEYLIETGYTRPQKLGAYGRSNGGLLMGAALTQRPDLFAAVLPAVGVLDMLRFQKFTIGWAWTSEYGSSDNAADFPYLYAYSPLHNLKKRAYPATMVMTADHDDRVVPYHSFKFAATLQADQQGLAPVILRVEHNAGHGAGKPTAMKIREASDIFAFLLKNMGETR, from the coding sequence ATGAAAGGAAAACTGCTCGTCATCGCCATGGCCGCCTTGCTGGGCGCCTGCCAACAGACAGTCCAGGCCCCCAAAGCTGCCTCGGCCCTGGTCTACCCCCAAGCCCATATCGTTGACCAGGTTGATGATTATCACGGTACTCAAGTGGCCGACCCCTACCGCTGGCTAGAATCCGACAGCCCCCAGGTGAGCCAATGGGTGAGCCAGGAAAAGGCCCTGGCCGAGCAGTACCTGGCATCCATACCGGTGCGTGCCGAGTTGGAAAAGCGCATCACGGCCTTGTGGAACTACGAGAAGTTCTCCAGCCCCTTCCGCCGCGGCACCAACCTTTTCTATTTCCGCAATGACGGCCTGCAATCCCAGGACGTGCTCTATGTGCAGGACGGTACCGAAGGCGCGGCCCGGGTGCTGCTGGATCCCAACCGTCTCTCCACAGACGGCACCGTAGCCCTGTCCGGGACCAGCGTCTCCAAGGACGGCAAGCTGCTGGCCTTCGGCACCTCCAAGGCCGGCTCCGACTGGCAGCAATGGCAGTTCCTGGACGTGGCCACCGGCAAGCCCCTGGCCGACAAGCTGGACTGGATCAAGTTCTCCACGGCCCAGTGGGACAAGGACGGCAGGGGCGTCTTCTATGGCCGTTACGACAAGCCCAAGGCCGGTGTGGCCCTGACCGGGGTCAACTTCAACCAGAAGCTCTATTACCACCGTATCGGCACGTCCCAAAGCCAGGACCTGCTCGTCTACCGACGCCCCGACCACAAGGATTGGGGCTTTGGCACCGAGGTCACAGACGACGGCCGCTACCTCATCATCTATGTCTCCAAAGGCACAGACTCCCGTAACCGCATTTTCTACAAGGATCTGAAGGAAGGCGGCAAGGTGGTGGAGCTGCTGCCGAACCTGGAGGCCAGCTACAACTTCATCGGCAACGAAGGTCCCCGTTTTTATTTCGAGACCAACCTGGATGCGCCCAGGGGCAAGGTGATCGCCATCGATATCCGCCGGCCGGCCAAGGCCAACTGGCAGACCTTGATCCCCCAAGGGGAAAACCCCATCGCCAGTGTGGTCCTCTTTGATCACAAGCTGCTGGTTCAAGGCATGAAGGACGCCCTTTCCGAGCTCAAGGTCTACGACCTCAAGGGCACCTACCTGCGGACTGTGGCCCTGCCCGGCAAGGGGACTGTGAGCCAACTCTATGGCCAGGTGGACAGCAAGGAGGCCTTCTTCAGCTTCAACTCCTACATCCAGGCCCCCAGCGTCTACAAGCTGGACCTGGAGCAGAATCAGGTCAGCCTCTATCGCCAGCCGGCCCTGGCCTACAACCCGGACGATTTCGTCTCAGAGCAGGTCTTCTACCGCTCCAAGGACGGCACCCGGGTGCCGATGATGATCTCCTACAAGAAGGGCATCAAGCTGGACGGCGCCAACCCGACGTTGCTCTACGCCTACGGCGGCTTCAACATCTCCCTGACCCCGCGTTTCAGCCCGGCCAACATCGCCTGGATGGAGCGGGGCGGCGTCTATGCCGTGCCCAACCTGCGCGGCGGCGGCGAGTATGGCGAGGCCTGGCACCAGGCGGGGATGAAGGAGAAGAAGCAGAACGTCTTCGACGACTACATCGCGGCCGCCGAGTACCTCATCGAAACCGGCTACACCAGGCCCCAGAAGCTGGGGGCCTATGGCCGCAGCAACGGCGGTCTGCTGATGGGCGCGGCCCTGACCCAAAGGCCGGACTTGTTCGCCGCCGTGCTGCCTGCCGTGGGGGTACTGGACATGCTTCGCTTCCAGAAATTCACCATCGGCTGGGCCTGGACCAGCGAATACGGCAGTTCGGACAACGCCGCCGATTTCCCCTACCTCTATGCCTATTCGCCGCTCCATAACCTCAAGAAGCGGGCCTACCCCGCCACCATGGTGATGACGGCGGATCATGACGACAGGGTGGTGCCCTATCATTCCTTCAAGTTTGCCGCTACCTTGCAGGCCGATCAGCAAGGCCTGGCGCCGGTGATCCTGAGGGTGGAACACAACGCCGGGCACGGTGCCGGCAAGCCCACGGCCATGAAGATCCGCGAGGCTTCCGACATCTTTGCGTTTTTGCTAAAAAACATGGGTGAGACCCGCTAA
- the ybgC gene encoding tol-pal system-associated acyl-CoA thioesterase: MQHHWPIRVYYEDTDAGGIVYHANYLKFFERARTEWLREFGIEQDGLLALDLAFVVRSVKMDNHLPARFNELLTVVSTVPTLKRASLVFHQQLLREGGQILCEAEVLVACVDLAKGKARAIPEAVLGVLKG, translated from the coding sequence ATGCAGCACCATTGGCCCATTCGGGTGTATTACGAAGACACGGACGCCGGCGGCATTGTCTACCACGCCAACTACCTGAAGTTCTTCGAAAGGGCCCGCACCGAATGGTTGAGGGAATTTGGCATAGAGCAGGACGGCCTGCTGGCCTTGGACCTGGCCTTTGTGGTCCGCTCTGTTAAGATGGATAACCATTTACCGGCCCGCTTCAATGAGTTGCTGACGGTGGTGAGCACAGTGCCGACGCTCAAGCGCGCCAGCCTGGTGTTCCACCAGCAGCTGCTCAGGGAAGGGGGTCAAATTTTGTGTGAAGCCGAGGTGTTGGTGGCCTGCGTCGATCTTGCCAAGGGCAAGGCCAGGGCCATCCCCGAGGCGGTTTTGGGAGTGCTCAAAGGGTGA